CTAATCGATATAGGCATTATATTATTTTCAGCAGTAGTTTTATTTCAGATAATAACACTGCCTGTGGAGCTGAATGCAAGCAATAGAGCTATAAAGCTTCTTGAGTCAGGTGGACTCTTTATGAGGGATGAACTTTATCCAGCAAGGCAAGTGCTTAATGCAGCAGCATTAACTTATGTTGCTGCGGCATTTGCCTCTATTATGAATCTTGTCAGATTATTAATACTAAGGGATAGGAGAGACTAATTTTCTATCCCTTCTTTTTTAGACATTTTATTTTTTATTGATAAAAGTTATTTGAGTATTTTAAATAAATACAGAGGTGTATTATGAATCAGCGAGATATTGCTTTTAAAATTTTATACGACGTATTTGCAAAAAAAGGTTATTTAAATATTGTGCTTAATAAATATTTAAATAATGATGAAATAGAAGACGTAGATAAAAGTTTTATTAAAGAGATAGTTTTTGGGCCGATAGAAAGAAAGTATACGCTAGATCATATTATCGATCATTACTCAACGAGAGGTATTAAAAAAATTGACGATAAGGTTCTTATAATACTTGAAATGGGTTTGTTTCAGCTAATGTATATGGACAAGGTTCCCGATTATGCAGCTATAAATGAATCAGTTAATCTTGCAAAAAAGTATGTAGGAAAGTATGCTTCTAAGTTTGTCAATGCAGTATTGCGAAGTTATTTACGCAATACTAAGCAGATTAAGTTTTTACAACCTGATGAAAACTTAACCGAATATTTATCTTTTAAATATTCATTTCCTGAATGGATTGTTAAAAGACTGTTAAATAATTACGATAGAGATGCTACAGAGAGTATATTAGAATCGCTTAATGGCAGACCTGAAATATCAATCAGGATTAATACTTTAAAGATTGATGGAAAAAGTTTTGAAAAAAAATTAAAGTATAGGGGACTTAACTATAAAAAAGGATTGTACAATGATGAGGCTTACTATATAGGCTTAAAAAATATTACCAATGATGAAATGTATAATGATGGATTAATACAGGTTCAAGATGAAGGAGCCATGATTATTTCAAAGGTTTTATCTCCGGAGCCTGACGACATGGTGATGGATGTTTGCAGTGCGCCTGGAGGAAAAACTACTCATCTGTCTCAATTAATGAATAACAAAGGTAAAATAGTAGCGTTTGACATATATGAACATAAAATAGACTTAATAAAAAGAAATTGCAGGAGATTAGGCATAGATAATATAGATGCACTTGTATTTGATTCAACTAATGTAAATAGTGAATATATTGATAAAGCTGATAAAGTTCTTGTTGATGTTCCATGCAGTGGAATAGGGATCATAAGAAAAAAACCGGATATAAAATTGAAAAATTATACAGAGAAAGATTTTGAAGAACTAAATAACATACAGTATCGCATACTTTCTTCCAGCTCTAAATATGTAAAAAGGGGTGGGTATATTTTATACAGCACTTGCACAATAGGCAGAGAAGAAAATATGAATGTAGTTGATAAGTTTTTAAATGAAAATAAAGAGTTTAAGATTTCTGATATAAGGCCTTTTTTGCCAGAGAAATTAATATCTTATGTAGATGATAGAGGATGTATACAACTGCTACCAAATATAAACAATACAGATGGTTTTTTTATATGCAAAATGCAGAGAAATAACTAATTTTTTATGATATAATATCTGTAAGAAAATTTGGAGGCGTTTTAATTGGTCGATTTAAAAAATATGACTATTGATGAACTAGAAAAATTTTTTATCGATATTGGAGAAACAAAGTACAGAGCAAAGCAAGTTTTTCAATGGATCTATAGAGGAGTAACAAATTTCGATGATATGACAGATTTAAAAAAAGAGTTGAGACAAAAATTAAAAAATATAGCATATATATCTAGCTTAAAAATTGTTCGGAAATTGGTTTCAGATGTAGACGAGACAGCAAAGTATCTTTTTTTACTTGAGGATGAAAATATAGTTGAAGGTGTGGCTATAAAGTATAGTTTTGGCAATACTTCCTGTATATCTACTCAGGTAGGATGCAATATGAAATGCTCATTTTGCGCATCAGGAATTGAAGGAAAAGTTAGAAATTTAAAAGCATCTGAAATGGTAGATGAAGTTCTTATAATGAATAATGATTATGGTAAAATATCAAATATAGTATTGATGGGCAGTGGAGAGCCATTTGACAATTATGATGAGGTTATGAAATTCATAAAAATTGTCAATAATCCCTTTGGTATGAGCATAGGCATAAGGCATATTACTATTTCTACATGTGGGATTGTTCCGAAAATTTATGATTTTGCAAATGAAGGTTTAGGTGTTAATTTGTCTATATCATTACATGCACCTACGGATGATTTAAGAACACAGTTGATGCCAATAAATAAGGTATATCCCATAAAAGATTTGATAAAAGCATGTAAGTATTATATTGATAAGACTCATAGAAGAGTGACTTTTGAATATTCGCTAATAAAAGATGTAAATGATAGCCATGAGA
The nucleotide sequence above comes from Thermoanaerobacterium sp. CMT5567-10. Encoded proteins:
- the rlmN gene encoding 23S rRNA (adenine(2503)-C(2))-methyltransferase RlmN, which encodes MVDLKNMTIDELEKFFIDIGETKYRAKQVFQWIYRGVTNFDDMTDLKKELRQKLKNIAYISSLKIVRKLVSDVDETAKYLFLLEDENIVEGVAIKYSFGNTSCISTQVGCNMKCSFCASGIEGKVRNLKASEMVDEVLIMNNDYGKISNIVLMGSGEPFDNYDEVMKFIKIVNNPFGMSIGIRHITISTCGIVPKIYDFANEGLGVNLSISLHAPTDDLRTQLMPINKVYPIKDLIKACKYYIDKTHRRVTFEYSLIKDVNDSHEISVKLSKLLKGLLCHVNLIPINYVGEIGYKKADNRKIMAFKNTLEENGITCTVRRELGSDIDAACGQLRRKYLAGRVK
- the rsmB gene encoding 16S rRNA (cytosine(967)-C(5))-methyltransferase RsmB; the encoded protein is MNQRDIAFKILYDVFAKKGYLNIVLNKYLNNDEIEDVDKSFIKEIVFGPIERKYTLDHIIDHYSTRGIKKIDDKVLIILEMGLFQLMYMDKVPDYAAINESVNLAKKYVGKYASKFVNAVLRSYLRNTKQIKFLQPDENLTEYLSFKYSFPEWIVKRLLNNYDRDATESILESLNGRPEISIRINTLKIDGKSFEKKLKYRGLNYKKGLYNDEAYYIGLKNITNDEMYNDGLIQVQDEGAMIISKVLSPEPDDMVMDVCSAPGGKTTHLSQLMNNKGKIVAFDIYEHKIDLIKRNCRRLGIDNIDALVFDSTNVNSEYIDKADKVLVDVPCSGIGIIRKKPDIKLKNYTEKDFEELNNIQYRILSSSSKYVKRGGYILYSTCTIGREENMNVVDKFLNENKEFKISDIRPFLPEKLISYVDDRGCIQLLPNINNTDGFFICKMQRNN